In Zhaonella formicivorans, one DNA window encodes the following:
- a CDS encoding anti-sigma-I factor RsgI family protein — protein MTKIKGLVVKTEGRHMWVATEDRQFRRYPLPATGAAVGQEVWVEQPVPAVPYFASRGALVAGLVVMIFLGAFLWQLVRGDTPVAYLAVDINPSLEIAVDGAGRALEVEPLNQDAKLLVKGLSPRKKDVYTFLDQIIQKAEYSGYLKPGRDNLVLVTIIPARDGAPVPVNASGVKEAVLKSLAARNVQGKVGIQNASPEERIRAREAGLSVNHYLLITRAAEKGVLPGPSLKDKTGIPEILNRLSARGIQLEQLVVEFGVTSGPGSKQPPSKETLVNPRTVPPGSTQETTGNPEHRDARPAESRPVDEDEERDTDGERLPEDEEEDGSKGEERDDEADEGEGEGNEAGAEDTRIEDEKDDAQLEANSDEPTTRSPAPGPGDEKGKILSPDSGTNSKSDIDDQDGDARDQSIDRDGGQPDDSSKQEPGKEVKEDAGSDNGGDEETKTPVSVF, from the coding sequence ATGACCAAGATAAAAGGGTTAGTGGTGAAGACGGAAGGCCGCCACATGTGGGTCGCCACCGAAGACCGGCAGTTCAGGCGGTATCCCCTTCCTGCCACAGGAGCTGCCGTCGGCCAGGAGGTGTGGGTTGAACAGCCCGTACCCGCCGTTCCGTATTTCGCCTCCCGGGGTGCCCTGGTGGCGGGCCTGGTAGTAATGATATTCCTGGGGGCGTTCCTCTGGCAATTGGTCCGCGGCGATACCCCTGTAGCCTACCTGGCCGTGGACATCAACCCCAGCCTGGAAATCGCCGTGGACGGTGCAGGCAGGGCGCTGGAAGTGGAACCCCTGAACCAGGACGCCAAATTGCTGGTAAAGGGCCTTTCTCCCCGGAAGAAGGACGTCTATACCTTCCTTGACCAGATAATCCAAAAGGCCGAATACTCCGGTTACCTTAAACCCGGACGGGATAACCTGGTGTTGGTGACCATTATCCCGGCCAGGGACGGAGCACCTGTCCCGGTAAACGCTTCCGGGGTAAAAGAAGCTGTCCTGAAAAGCCTTGCTGCCCGGAACGTTCAAGGTAAGGTCGGCATTCAAAACGCCTCTCCGGAGGAACGCATCAGAGCCAGGGAGGCGGGTCTTTCGGTAAACCACTACCTGCTCATTACCAGGGCAGCCGAAAAGGGAGTTCTGCCAGGCCCCAGCTTAAAGGATAAGACCGGCATACCGGAAATCCTGAATCGTTTATCCGCCAGGGGCATTCAATTGGAACAGCTAGTGGTTGAATTCGGTGTCACCTCGGGACCCGGCAGCAAGCAGCCGCCCTCCAAGGAGACCCTGGTTAACCCCAGGACAGTGCCGCCTGGCAGTACTCAAGAAACCACCGGTAATCCGGAGCACCGGGATGCTAGGCCAGCAGAATCTCGTCCAGTGGATGAGGACGAAGAGCGCGACACGGACGGCGAGCGCCTCCCGGAGGACGAGGAAGAAGACGGCAGTAAAGGCGAAGAAAGAGATGATGAAGCGGATGAGGGTGAGGGTGAAGGTAATGAAGCTGGCGCGGAGGATACCCGCATAGAAGATGAAAAAGACGACGCCCAACTTGAAGCGAACAGCGATGAGCCTACTACTCGTTCACCCGCGCCGGGTCCGGGCGATGAAAAAGGGAAGATCCTATCACCCGATAGTGGGACCAATAGCAAATCAGACATTGATGATCAAGATGGCGACGCCCGGGACCAGAGCATTGATCGTGATGGTGGTCAACCCGATGATTCTTCTAAACAAGAACCGGGCAAAGAAGTAAAAGAAGATGCGGGCAGTGATAACGGTGGCGACGAAGAAACGAAGACTCCGGTGTCGGTGTTCTAA
- a CDS encoding sigma-70 family RNA polymerase sigma factor, whose amino-acid sequence MQDPQLQDLLEKARAGDEQARDVLIQSHRAYITEVAAAYCGRRLYWQNDDELSVSLLAFNEAIDTFNPSAGKEFLHYARLVIKNRLIDYYRKESRHRHLSLEGLPGDEEGLPQWEAAAAWRQYHEEELARERAEEMLRFDQALHTFNLSLQLLERACPRHRDTREMLVQAACVLAREQDLLAYVKRYKQLPLRELSRATRLSRKVLKRGRAYILALTLILTVPEFTHLRSLFSLPPPAACTAGPTDTSKTPTGSSRGGDLR is encoded by the coding sequence GTGCAGGATCCACAGTTGCAAGACCTCCTGGAAAAGGCCAGGGCCGGAGATGAGCAGGCCCGGGATGTTCTGATCCAATCTCACCGGGCCTACATAACAGAGGTCGCGGCTGCTTACTGCGGTCGCAGGCTTTACTGGCAAAACGACGACGAGTTGAGCGTCAGCCTGCTGGCCTTCAACGAGGCCATCGATACCTTCAACCCCTCTGCCGGCAAGGAGTTTCTCCATTATGCACGGCTGGTGATCAAAAACCGGCTGATCGACTACTATCGTAAAGAATCACGACACCGCCACCTCTCCCTGGAAGGATTGCCCGGCGATGAGGAAGGTCTTCCGCAGTGGGAAGCAGCTGCCGCATGGCGACAGTATCACGAGGAAGAACTGGCCCGCGAGCGGGCGGAAGAAATGCTCCGCTTCGACCAGGCTCTACATACCTTTAACCTTTCACTGCAACTTTTGGAACGGGCCTGTCCCAGGCACCGGGATACCCGGGAGATGCTGGTGCAAGCCGCCTGCGTGCTGGCCCGGGAACAGGACTTGCTGGCCTACGTGAAGCGTTACAAGCAGCTCCCTCTCCGGGAGCTGTCCCGGGCCACCCGTCTCAGCCGGAAGGTATTAAAAAGGGGACGAGCTTACATCCTGGCGTTGACCCTGATTCTCACCGTTCCTGAATTCACGCACCTGCGCTCTTTGTTCTCGCTGCCACCGCCGGCTGCCTGTACCGCCGGACCAACAGACACGTCAAAAACGCCGACCGGCTCTTCCAGGGGAGGTGACCTTCGATGA
- a CDS encoding DDE-type integrase/transposase/recombinase encodes MNSIIPFLILYNQFLLKQIRQLLLFIVKNIPLKTPKQDITSPKYRKLTVDRLPIIKQPEKLDYKQLLNDYKSKHGKELKPVKSRGKNPVSPDVVCHRCGAPHTYLYDNTGGRGQLLCKVCGLRFNKDKKDFKIGALTCPYCGRILEKKKERKQFNIHKCTNKKCPFYLQSLKNLSPEDLEEYKKDKHKFKLHYIYREFTVDFFKVDLNSMPKGSVNFTFRHFSPHILGLCLTYLVNLGLSTRATSRALWEIHGVKISHVMVSKYAKTAAALVKPYVDNFDYKPTNYLAADETYVKVRGIKHYVWFIMDALKKSILGYCVSDTRDVGPCILAMRMAFAKFKDFPAQALKFVADGYSAYKLAQQQFMLKDMDFNLTQVFGLTNDDPVSEEYRWLKQIIERLNRTFKFSYQVTNGYGSGEGSNTHVSLFVAYYNFLRPHSYTYWQPLNSIPELESIPNMPAKWQKLIELSQQLILSQQTP; translated from the coding sequence TTGAACTCAATTATACCATTTTTGATACTATACAATCAATTTTTACTTAAACAAATTCGCCAGTTACTTTTGTTTATCGTTAAAAATATTCCCTTAAAAACTCCTAAACAGGATATCACCAGCCCGAAGTATCGTAAGCTTACTGTGGACAGGCTCCCCATTATTAAACAGCCTGAAAAACTTGACTACAAGCAGCTGCTTAACGATTACAAGTCTAAGCATGGTAAAGAGCTTAAACCTGTTAAGTCCCGTGGGAAAAACCCTGTTTCTCCCGATGTTGTTTGCCACCGTTGCGGCGCCCCTCATACATACCTCTACGACAATACAGGAGGCCGTGGTCAGCTTTTATGCAAAGTCTGCGGGCTAAGGTTCAACAAAGATAAGAAGGACTTTAAAATCGGTGCACTTACTTGCCCTTATTGTGGCAGAATCCTTGAGAAAAAGAAGGAGCGCAAGCAATTTAATATCCACAAGTGTACGAACAAGAAATGTCCTTTTTATCTTCAGTCCCTTAAAAACCTTTCTCCGGAAGACCTGGAAGAATACAAGAAAGATAAGCATAAATTTAAGCTACACTACATCTACCGCGAGTTCACTGTCGACTTTTTTAAGGTCGATTTAAACAGTATGCCTAAAGGATCAGTCAATTTTACTTTTCGTCACTTTTCTCCTCACATTCTTGGTCTTTGCCTGACCTATCTTGTAAACCTTGGGCTGTCCACACGGGCTACTTCCAGGGCCCTTTGGGAGATCCACGGCGTTAAAATCTCTCATGTTATGGTCAGTAAATATGCCAAAACTGCTGCCGCTTTGGTTAAACCTTACGTTGATAATTTTGATTACAAACCCACAAACTACCTGGCTGCTGATGAAACCTACGTTAAGGTCAGAGGCATCAAGCATTATGTCTGGTTTATTATGGATGCACTCAAAAAATCTATCTTGGGCTATTGTGTATCTGATACAAGGGATGTAGGTCCTTGTATCCTGGCTATGCGTATGGCTTTTGCTAAGTTTAAAGATTTCCCCGCTCAAGCCCTAAAGTTTGTTGCTGATGGCTACTCTGCCTACAAGCTTGCACAGCAGCAGTTCATGCTTAAAGACATGGATTTTAACCTTACGCAGGTATTCGGACTCACCAATGATGATCCTGTTTCGGAAGAATATCGCTGGCTTAAGCAAATTATTGAACGCCTTAACAGGACCTTTAAATTCTCCTATCAGGTGACAAACGGCTATGGTAGTGGGGAAGGCTCAAATACCCATGTGTCACTTTTTGTAGCCTATTACAACTTCCTGCGCCCACACTCCTATACTTACTGGCAGCCACTAAACTCTATTCCGGAACTTGAGTCTATCCCAAACATGCCTGCTAAATGGCAGAAGCTTATTGAATTATCACAGCAGCTTATCCTGTCACAGCAAACACCATAG
- a CDS encoding IS110 family transposase — MDVLYTHCCGLDVHKKNVVACTITPEGKEIRTFSTMTDDLISLVDWLKSKGCTHVAMESTASYWKPIYNLLELEEINVMVVNAKHIKNVPGRKTDVKDAEWIAGLLQHGLLQGSYIPSREQRELRELIRYRRSLIEERAREINRIQKVLEGANIKLSSVARDVLGKSGRDMIEAMIQGQEDPEILAELAKGKLKKKKEELQRALNGLIGSHQKLMLAKQLKHIDFLDKTIAELDEEVKARMLPFEEDLELLDTIPGVGRRTAEQILAEAGTNMDQFPSAAHLCSWAGVAPGNNESAGKRKSGKAKKGNQKLRSALVEAARAASRTKDTYLASQYHRIAARRGANRASLAVAHSILIIAYHILKKRQPYIELGPNYYEERKRQTVVKQSIKKLESLGYKVTVEEVA, encoded by the coding sequence GTGGATGTTCTCTACACTCATTGCTGCGGCTTAGACGTTCATAAGAAGAACGTCGTCGCCTGCACCATCACCCCCGAAGGGAAAGAAATCCGTACCTTTTCAACCATGACCGATGACCTTATCTCTTTAGTGGACTGGCTCAAAAGCAAAGGCTGTACTCATGTGGCGATGGAAAGTACCGCTTCTTACTGGAAACCGATTTACAACCTTCTGGAATTGGAAGAAATCAACGTTATGGTGGTGAATGCTAAACACATCAAGAATGTGCCGGGACGTAAAACAGATGTCAAAGATGCCGAGTGGATTGCAGGATTGTTACAACATGGCTTGTTGCAAGGCAGTTATATTCCCTCTCGCGAACAAAGAGAGTTGCGGGAACTTATCCGGTACCGGCGAAGCCTGATTGAGGAAAGAGCGCGGGAAATAAACCGGATACAAAAGGTTTTAGAAGGGGCCAATATAAAACTTTCTTCTGTGGCACGTGATGTCTTGGGCAAATCTGGACGGGATATGATTGAGGCTATGATTCAAGGGCAAGAAGACCCTGAGATTCTCGCTGAGTTGGCTAAGGGTAAGCTGAAAAAGAAGAAAGAAGAACTTCAAAGAGCCCTTAATGGTTTAATAGGGTCTCATCAAAAACTGATGCTTGCTAAGCAACTAAAGCATATTGACTTCTTGGATAAAACAATCGCTGAACTGGATGAAGAAGTAAAGGCACGAATGCTCCCTTTTGAAGAAGACCTGGAGTTATTGGACACTATACCCGGAGTGGGAAGACGTACCGCTGAACAAATCTTGGCTGAAGCAGGTACAAATATGGATCAGTTCCCCTCTGCCGCCCACTTATGTTCATGGGCTGGAGTAGCTCCAGGTAACAACGAAAGTGCCGGTAAACGAAAGTCTGGCAAAGCCAAGAAGGGCAACCAAAAGTTACGAAGTGCTTTAGTTGAAGCAGCCCGAGCAGCGTCCCGCACAAAAGATACGTATTTAGCGTCCCAGTATCACCGTATCGCGGCCAGAAGAGGAGCAAACCGGGCGTCCTTAGCTGTTGCCCATAGCATTCTTATCATCGCCTATCACATCCTTAAGAAAAGACAGCCTTATATTGAACTTGGTCCTAACTATTATGAAGAACGCAAGCGTCAAACGGTAGTAAAACAGTCTATCAAGAAGCTAGAATCTTTAGGATACAAGGTTACGGTCGAAGAGGTAGCTTAA
- a CDS encoding DUF2442 domain-containing protein, whose amino-acid sequence MYLAVKGVEPLNDYQLLLTFENGEKRIFDMKPYLDLHAANAAPSEG is encoded by the coding sequence ATGTATTTAGCAGTTAAAGGTGTAGAACCTTTGAATGATTATCAATTACTTTTAACTTTTGAAAATGGTGAAAAGAGAATTTTTGATATGAAACCCTATTTAGACCTCCATGCCGCTAACGCGGCACCATCGGAAGGATGA
- a CDS encoding DUF4160 domain-containing protein, whose amino-acid sequence MPTISMFYGIIIRMFCAPEKHNPPHFHAYYGEYKAIIDINTCELKEGNLPKKQLKLVLAWAELRQEELLANWTLVMNSELPFKIEPLK is encoded by the coding sequence GTGCCAACTATAAGTATGTTTTACGGAATAATAATTAGAATGTTTTGTGCACCAGAAAAACACAATCCACCACATTTCCATGCTTATTACGGAGAATATAAAGCAATAATTGATATAAATACTTGTGAATTAAAAGAAGGAAACTTACCGAAGAAACAACTTAAGCTGGTTTTGGCATGGGCTGAACTAAGGCAGGAAGAATTATTAGCAAACTGGACTTTGGTAATGAATAGTGAACTTCCTTTTAAAATTGAGCCGCTTAAATAG
- a CDS encoding nucleotidyltransferase domain-containing protein, with the protein MDKQNQLKRICEEYKIALVYIFGSQVKTGLNLLHGIKQELHDPLTDIDIGVVFDHELPSPKERHILYSNLYNHLEDLFLPYPLDLVFLQETHSVFQANAINGHCLYYSRLEFKEEYEENIFCRALDFRPFLEKYLDEILEEV; encoded by the coding sequence ATGGATAAACAAAATCAGTTGAAAAGAATTTGTGAAGAGTATAAGATCGCATTGGTCTATATCTTTGGCTCGCAAGTTAAAACCGGTCTGAATTTGCTCCATGGGATTAAACAGGAACTGCACGACCCTCTGACAGATATAGATATTGGGGTCGTTTTTGATCACGAACTTCCTAGTCCAAAAGAAAGACATATCCTGTACAGCAACCTGTATAATCATTTGGAAGATTTGTTTTTACCATATCCACTCGACTTGGTTTTCTTGCAAGAAACCCATTCTGTATTTCAGGCTAACGCAATTAACGGACATTGTCTCTACTATTCCAGACTTGAATTTAAAGAAGAGTATGAAGAAAACATCTTTTGCCGCGCTTTAGATTTCAGACCTTTTTTAGAAAAATATCTGGATGAAATCTTGGAGGAGGTTTAG
- a CDS encoding DUF6431 domain-containing protein produces MIVTYLGTSVKEYLEKHLHILGQKQWFCPLCQTKMAAHGQYLRKLITADETVARIPIARFRCGNCRRTHAILPDFISPYRHYSMDIIAPAVEEVVDDQVPPERVQGGQDIPTTRRWVRRFLKRYSEAVGVLESLAFRLSKRIDSLIKENWPSPWQQLRAALDKLPPIDSTSVLGAVNIWLTMDVVGLWL; encoded by the coding sequence TTGATTGTAACGTATTTAGGCACTTCAGTAAAGGAGTATTTAGAAAAACATTTACATATTTTGGGGCAAAAACAGTGGTTTTGCCCTCTGTGTCAAACTAAAATGGCTGCTCACGGCCAGTATTTGCGCAAGCTGATTACGGCAGATGAAACCGTAGCGAGAATTCCTATAGCACGCTTCCGTTGCGGTAACTGTCGCCGCACCCATGCCATCCTCCCCGATTTCATTTCTCCCTATCGTCATTATTCAATGGATATTATTGCACCGGCGGTAGAGGAAGTAGTTGATGATCAGGTACCGCCAGAACGGGTCCAAGGTGGGCAGGACATTCCCACCACCCGCCGGTGGGTGCGTCGGTTTCTCAAGCGGTACAGCGAGGCCGTCGGCGTGCTGGAAAGCCTGGCTTTCCGATTATCAAAACGAATAGATTCACTCATCAAGGAAAATTGGCCTTCTCCCTGGCAACAGTTACGGGCCGCCTTAGATAAATTGCCTCCTATAGATTCTACGTCGGTATTGGGAGCGGTAAACATCTGGCTGACCATGGACGTGGTCGGCCTCTGGCTGTAA
- a CDS encoding DDE-type integrase/transposase/recombinase has translation MSEEKYTQQDTALKRFALIAPLLEPDLEAAEKRRRRNEILARGEISSRTLRRYIQLYRQQGLSGLMPKVRSDQGNSRAIAPEIIREAVKLKTELPERSVSQVIEILEGEQKTRPGELARSTLSRHLSRLGLTKPEANQTLPGHRRFQKGERNRLWQADIKYGPYLPHPENPKRKVRTYLVAFIDDATRLLCHGEFYLDQRLPALEDAFRKAILKRGVPDAVYVDNGKVFISRWFRLGCAKLGIRHIQTQFYSPEAKGKIERFNRTVESFLAELKLKPPTTLSELNQLFAVWMEEGYNHHPHSALDNETPAYRFQKDPRRLRFASLEECREAFLWEESRRVDKTGCIKLQGRLYEIGLEWVKKTVDLRFDPFDLETIEFWHNGQKQGLARPLVIQEYNVTAAKHETVQETVTFSQGSRLLTVLEARSRARRQRKLGAIPFRHLEGGKEDV, from the coding sequence ATGTCAGAAGAGAAGTACACCCAACAGGATACTGCGCTTAAGCGCTTCGCCCTGATTGCTCCTTTGCTTGAACCGGATTTGGAAGCAGCGGAAAAGCGCCGGCGGCGAAATGAGATTCTGGCCCGTGGGGAGATTTCGTCGCGTACCCTGCGCCGTTACATTCAACTTTACCGACAACAGGGATTGTCCGGACTTATGCCAAAAGTCAGGTCCGACCAGGGAAACAGCCGGGCGATCGCCCCGGAGATTATCCGGGAGGCAGTTAAACTTAAGACTGAGCTACCCGAACGAAGTGTCAGCCAGGTTATCGAGATCCTGGAAGGGGAGCAGAAAACCCGGCCGGGAGAACTGGCCCGTTCTACCTTGAGCAGACATCTGTCGCGCCTCGGCTTAACCAAGCCAGAAGCCAATCAAACCCTACCTGGTCACAGGCGCTTTCAAAAAGGAGAGCGGAACCGTCTGTGGCAGGCAGACATCAAATACGGGCCGTATTTACCCCATCCCGAAAACCCTAAACGAAAAGTCAGGACTTACCTGGTTGCCTTTATTGACGATGCCACTCGGCTTTTGTGCCACGGGGAGTTTTACCTCGACCAGAGGCTACCGGCCTTAGAAGATGCTTTCCGTAAAGCCATCTTGAAGCGGGGTGTTCCAGACGCCGTCTATGTAGACAATGGCAAAGTCTTTATCTCCCGCTGGTTCCGTCTGGGGTGTGCCAAACTTGGCATCAGGCATATCCAAACCCAGTTTTATTCGCCCGAAGCGAAAGGCAAAATTGAGCGCTTCAATCGAACCGTTGAATCGTTCCTGGCTGAACTTAAACTCAAGCCGCCCACAACATTGTCAGAACTCAACCAACTTTTTGCTGTCTGGATGGAAGAGGGTTACAACCACCACCCGCACAGTGCCCTGGACAATGAAACTCCAGCTTATCGGTTCCAAAAAGACCCGCGACGACTTCGCTTTGCCAGCCTGGAAGAATGTCGGGAAGCCTTCCTCTGGGAGGAAAGCCGCCGGGTGGATAAGACCGGGTGCATCAAACTCCAAGGCCGGCTTTACGAGATTGGGTTGGAATGGGTGAAGAAAACCGTTGACCTTCGCTTTGATCCCTTTGACCTGGAAACCATTGAATTCTGGCATAACGGGCAAAAACAGGGACTGGCCAGGCCACTGGTTATCCAAGAATACAACGTCACCGCCGCAAAACATGAAACAGTTCAAGAGACGGTAACTTTTTCCCAGGGTTCCCGTTTGTTAACTGTCCTTGAGGCAAGAAGCCGGGCCCGTCGTCAGCGTAAACTTGGAGCCATCCCCTTCCGCCACCTGGAGGGAGGGAAAGAAGATGTTTGA